The Daucus carota subsp. sativus chromosome 9, DH1 v3.0, whole genome shotgun sequence genome window below encodes:
- the LOC108202278 gene encoding thioredoxin H1, which yields MGANQSAVYASNEANESFMMKKSASNGANELSVPNKTGQVLIFRSSSKWKSHFQSSKETNKLMVVHFTAAWCGPCRAMEPIIRDFAAKYVAVEFIQIDVDELEGVAREYAVQALPAFVMIKKGKAIDKVVGADKAALQKKIETHMV from the exons ATGGGTGCTAATCAGTCTGCTGTGTATGCTTCAAATGAAGCCAATGAGTCATTCATGATGAAGAAGTCTGCTTCTAATGGAGCCAATGAATTGTCCGTGCCTAACAAGACTGGCCAGGTCTTGATATTCCGTTCCTCGTCTAAATGGAAAAGCCATTTTCAGTCCTCCAAAGAAACAAATAAGCTG ATGGTTGTTCATTTCACAGCTGCATGGTGTGGACCTTGTCGCGCCATGGAACCTATAATCCGCGACTTTGCTGCTAAGTACGTGGCTGTGGAGTTCATCCAGATTGATGTAGACGAGTTAGAA GGTGTGGCTCGGGAGTACGCGGTGCAGGCATTGCCAGCATTCGTAATGATAAAGAAGGGAAAAGCAATTGACAAGGTTGTCGGAGCAGATAAGGCAGCACTCCAGAAGAAAATTGAGACACACATGGTCTAA